TCGGGTTGATCTGGGCATAGACGGTCACGTCCCAGTACTCGCCGCCGTTACCCTTCTCTGCTCCCTTCTCAGGAATGAAGGGGTCGACCCAGGTTATTGAAGCGGTGCTGTAGGTCAGGACCTTGTTGTCCACCTTCTTCTGCTCAGTCAGCACAGCCGTGGGCGCCATGCGGGCAATTTCGGTGTCGCCGATGCGGGTAACCCGCTTCATGCCGTCCGGGAAGGAGACCATCTTGCCGCCCTTGGGGTCGTAGACGTAGAAGACGACCAGCACATCCTGTGCGTAGTTGCCGTCGTTCTCGGCCGTGACCCGGATAGAGACGCCGTTGTCGTCGCCCTCGAGGACCGCAATGCGGTCAACCGAGATGCCAGTCAGTGAGAACTGAGGCGGCCGGATGAAGAGCGACGCTGAGAGAGGCTCGTCCATATCCGCGTTGTTCGCGGTGTCCTTGCCGTTCAGCTTGATGTCGAACTCCCGGTTACCGGCAGGTTCGCCAGTGTCCCAGTCGAAGTCGGGGGCCCAGATAGAGAGGGTGATGGTCACCTGCTGGTCAGCATCCAGCGGGATGCTGGTGGTTCCGTCTATCGAGGAAGTGGTCACCGGTGTTCCAGAGCTGGAGTCGGTCACCGCCCGGTAGATGGACCAGTCAGTGGTGTCGTATGCACTGCCTCCCGCCACGAGTGCCGGAGAGATTTCCAGCACGTTGGCAAGGGTTCCGATGTTGCGCGCGGTGTAGACGACATCCACACCCAGCGAGGGGTAGATTTCGTACACACGCGTGTCGTGGTCGACCTTGTCCCAGAAGATACCGTGGTCGAGCGTACGGACCACCTTGACGCCACCAATGGAGGCGCTACCCAGCGGACCCTTCGCCTGGAAGACAAAGGAGTACTGGTTATCTGGTGCAGGGTCGTAGTCCATCCCGTTCAGGCCCAGCTTGCTGGTGTCGAGGTGGATGTAGTAGGGATTCCAACCGCCCGAGTCACCCGCCAGCGAGCCGCCGACGGCGCTGTGGTCGCTTCCATCGACTATCGTGAAGCCGTTGGGTGACCAGAGTGCAACGGTCCTGCCGCTGTCGAAGGAGTGACCCTTCTGCTGTGCGAAGACCATGATCTCGTTGCCGGCGCTCATGTCGTAGTCGGCCCAGAACATGAGGTAGCTGTCATCGGTCCAGAGTGGCACATAGTTGGTACGCGCCTGCTCGGTCGCGACTGCCGCCGCGACGACCACGATTGTGCCAGCCATCATCGTGTGGAAGCCACAGTAGTAGGTGAAAGTCCCGACTTCGCTGAAGGTCAGCGAAGCACTATCGCCTGCGGCGAGCGTGATTTCAGGCCAGTCACCATCAGTGGAGGTCACTGTGTGGGTAATGGTGTCGTCGTTGGTCCAGGTGATGGTAGTTCCGAGCAAGGCCTCAACATAGCCGGGGCTGTAGCCGCCGACCTGGCCAACGATTGAGATGCCCATGTCATCAGTAACCACGTCGGTTTCGTCCCAGCTTACCGAGAGAGCACCGTCGCCGACTGAGGCAGGTTCGTCTGCCACGTCAACCCAGTCCTCTCCGCCGGTCAGCAGCGGGGTGCCGAGATTCTGCTCGGTACCTACCAGCAGCATGTGGCTGGCACCGTTGTTCGTCGCGAACAGGTCCTTCAGCGTGTCGCTCGTACCGGGTGTGGCCAGTTTGACACCGATGGTGTACATACCGGGCGTAGAGATACCAGGGAAGCTTATGCTGAAAGTGCCAGTCTCACTAGCCATCGGCAAGTTGCTGATGGAGTAGGAACTGTCACTCCAGACGGTGTTCCCGTCAGAGTCTATCGCGTAGGCGTAGATGTCAGCGCTGCTGATTGGACCGCCAGTGCCAAGGTCGCCCATGCCCACGTTCTTGAAGCTCGTGGTGATGGTTGAACCCTCGCCCAGCTCCAGCTTGTAGGGCAGGCTGGAGGAGGTCTGCTCGATGTCGAAACCGAGAGCGTAGATACCAACCTCGTCAACAAACCAGGCCGGATCCCAGTCGGGGTAAGATCCACCCAAATGGAAGCTGACTGACATGTCGTCCATTCCCGTACCGGTGAAGGTGTCGAGTCGCGCCTGCGACTCAGTCCAACCTCCCGAAGAAGAGACGAACGCCGGCAGGTTATTCAGCGGGTTGCCGTAGTAGAGATAGTTGTAGATCGTGCCGCCATACAGATTGCCCTGGGTTGGTGTCACAATGCTCCGGGTGGAGCTGGAACCGGATGGGCCGGCGGTCGATATGTCAACGTTGCCACCTTCGTAATAGTACGCGGCAAAGGCGCTGACGGAGGCGTAGAATGCATACCGGTGCTTGAACACCATCTTGGACGAGGTCGCCTGCGACAGATCTATCGAGGGCGAGTTAAGCCGTGCGTCGTCACCGTTGTAGGCTGTGCCGAAGGTATCGTCGCCAAGACCCCAAGAGGCTGCGCCAGCATAGACCTCAGACGTCTGAGTATGCCAGTCTGCTGTGCCCATCGCAAGGGTGGTTGACCAGCCGTCCGCGTAGAGGTCGCCTGAGCCACCGTTGACACAGCCTGCACACGTCATCTCAGCTTCAGCGTCGGTGTATGCCACGGTGAACATGGTCTCACGCGATATATCGCGCTTGTTATCACCGGAGAACTCGTCCACTGCAACGTTACCGTCCTCATCAAGGTAGCCGTCAATCCAAGCCTCTACCCGCACCTTGTACTGGCCGGGGACACTGAAATGGTAGTTCCAGTTGATATCCTTGGACTCGCCACTGGCGAATGCCCCACCAGTACCATCACCAGAGATGCTGACTGTGTCCTGGTAAACTACATCTGCCAAATCGGTGCCGGTGATATTCAGGTTGTCAATCACCCACTTCTCACCGTCATACGGCCACATGTAGTTCCAGAACCCGAAGTGGAACCGGAAGGCGACATTATCCTCGCCGATATAGTCAGCAAGGCTGAACTCGCTCTCAATCCAGTCACCGTCTGGCCACGCCGACGAGCCACCGCTCGTGCCGACGAAAGCATCCTGTCCAAAGAGCGGATTGCCCCAACCAGCGTAGTTGTAGATTTGTCCGTTGTATCCACTGGTCGGAACTACCTTGGTCCAGGTTTCCGAACCCGCCGTGGACGAGTCGTAGTCTGTAGAGATTTCGACGATTCCGCCGTTCGGGTTGTAGCCCATCCCACTAGTCCAGTGGAAATTCCAGCGGTGCAGCATGGTCATCTTGGCGTCATCCGGAGCCGAACTCAGATCGTACGACTCGGTAACCAGGAAGCCCTCACCACCGGCGTAGTACATCGCGAACTCACCGCCGTTGCTGTTGCCAGGACCCCAAGCGTCAGACCCGTCAAAGCCATCCTGTCCAGAGGGGAATGTCCAGCCAGGCTGGCTGCTCCAGGAAGCGCCGGGAGTCGTATAGGACGCCGTCCAGGGGTGGTTCGAAGCTGTGTAGCTGTCATGATCCTCGGCAATCAGGTTAGTGACGTCCTCGGTTCCGATAGTGAGGCGTGCCATGGACGTCCCAGCGGTCTGGGGATTGACACCCGCGTTAATCACGGTGGTGCCAATATCGGGGTTGCCGTTGATCGGAATCGGGTCGACTACGTCGGGGGCCGCAATAGCAAGGTTGTCGTTGTAGACCACACCAGTAATGGCGAGGTCATCCAACCGGTAGAAGCCGTTGGAGTAGGTGCCGAAGGCAACCGAGGACCAGCCGACGTGCCAGCGGACGCGAACGTCGTCCTGTCCTACATACGGGGTCAGGTCGAAGGTCTTCTTCTCCCACGCCTGTGGCGAGGGTGTGTAGGTGAAGGCACCGCCCGCGCTACCATAGAAGCTAAACGCGGGGTAACCACGAAGTGGGTTCGCGTAGAACGCGTAGTTGTAGATTGACTGGGTATAGCCACCAACAGGCGCAAATGGGCCCCATGTCTCGCCACCGTCTTCCGAAATTTCGACGACCACTCCATCGTACGTGTAATAGAAGTAGTACGAGTGCTGGAAGGTCAATTCAGCCGAAACCGGCATTTTCAGGTCGAGGTTGGGTGTGGAGGCCCACGGATCGCCTGGACTGGTCTGGTCGTACTTGCGACCACTGTCGAGCGAGCAGGGTGCAGAGGTGGCGTCGTTCGAGTCTGCGCTCCAGATTGAGGCACCCGAAGAGTCACGACCGAAAATCCAGTCGCTGGCGTCGCAGTCATCAAAGTTTTCCGAGAAGATGACGTACTTGACGTCGCGGAATGCGTTGAAGCGGTTGTCCGAGAGATCCTCGTCACCATAGTCGTCGATGATGGCCATCGAGACGCCGACCATATCGCCCGACTTCAGGCCGTTCGCCGCAGGCGTGAACGGGGTGAAGTCGACCGCGACGGTCTCCTTGAAGGCAATCGAGGCAATCGTCTTGGTCTCATCGACGAAGGTCTGGTCGATATCAATCAAATCAACCGACACGTCATCGAGGCGGAAGTAGCTGTTGTAGTACAACCATGCGGAGCTGTACCAGTACTGGTTGTAGGCCACTGTCCAGCGTACCTTAACGTCGGGGTAGCCGGTGTAATCGCCCAGGTCTACCTCCGTGTAATCCCACTTGCACTCCTGCCGGCAGGCCACATCGAAGCCACCGAGGCCGCCGTTGTAGGCGTAGTAGGTGAATGCCTGCTTCAGGACTACCTCTTCGGGGGTGTTGTACCACGATATAATCTGGCCGTTGATACCACTAACATAGCCACCAGTGGTGAACTTGTCCTTGTCAATGTACTCCCACGTAGTACCGCCATCGGTCGAAGCCTCCATGATAGCGCCCTCGTACCGGAAGTAGAAGAAGTACGAGTGCTTGAACTTGAGGGTCATACCGACTGCGGTCGAGGTGTCAATTGAGGGGGTCGTAAGGTGGCTCAGCATCGCAGGCTGCGGTCCTAGCACCTTGTCAAGACTACCGTCCGAAAGGTCATAGTAGCCGACCTTGTCGTAAGCGTTGTAGAAGTAGTACTCACGGAAGTGGTACATGCTGCTGACGTACACATGAGTGTCGGTCATGGCAATCGAACCCACGTAGGTGTTCCAGCCACCGCCATAATCTGATACTACGGTGGACCAGGAGCAACTCGTGGTCGAAATCTTCTTCAGGCCACCATAGAAGCTGGTGTAGTAATAACCTGACGTGTAGACAGAGCCCTCATAGACATCGACACTGCTCGAGTAGTACAGATACCCGGCGCCATTGTACTGGCAGTCAGTGTATGAGTTGGCGCTGTAGCTGCCGCCGGAGCTGCGAGTGTACTTCCGCAGTGTTGACTGGCTGTAATGGCGCCAGATCATCCAGATGTCACCAGTGTCGTCATCTACGTCCAAATCTTCCCAGTAGTAGGAACGTGATTTGCCGTTACCGTAGGTGAAGGTGCCATCAAGCGAGCCGTCATCTGCGTCCAGCTTGACTATCTTGGTATTCGCGGTCTGGAAGTGGACCTGCAGCGCGAAGACCTGCCCGTCATAGTAGGTAATTCCGGTCCCGTACTTGATTGTCGACCCACCCGTAGTCCATAGAAGGGTACCAGTCGAACTGAACTTCTTTACCCACGTGTTGGTACAATACAGGTAACCTATGCCCGAACAGCGGCCTATCACGTAGATATTGCCACTTGAATCCGTGGTCACGTCCAGCGGGTTGGTAAGGCCCTGAATGACAACCGTTCCGGAGTTGGAACTGTCGAACTTCCATATCTGCCCATGCAGCCTGTCGGAAACATAGAGGTGGGTGCCGTCATGGTGAATGCGCGTACTGTCGTCGAACATGCCGCCAACTGCAGCCTCCTTACGGCCGGACGACATAGAGCGATCGGATGTGTCACCGTCATTGTAGTAGTCGTCGCCGTAGTTGTAGTTGCTAACGTGTGCGCCCTGGCTGTCATTAATGTCTCCTGTCCAGAGGTTAGCACCGTGAGTTGAACTGGAGGTGAAGTCGCCGGGGCCAGAGTCGAAGTCCTCGTCAATAACTGTGCTGATTGCAGTTGAGAACACCTTGGCGTTGACGCCAACGTCGGTCTGGGTGTCAGTACCCTTGTTGACTACGTTGGCCGACATCGAGTTCTCGGTCGCCAGCGAGAGGGGATCCGGGACAGATGGACTGTCCAGTTTCAGTTGGTCCACTGGGGGCGGAGGTGGGTAGAACATGATGGCCTTGTTGTTGTACGAGGAACTCATCTGGGAGTAGGCATAGCTCAGGCCGTCACCGCCCTTTGTCTGGATACCAATCGAGACTGTCTCGTAGGAACCTGCTCCGTAGAATGTACCATCCTGATATTGGTAAACGATGTTACCATTCTCGTACACGATGGCCTGGAAGGTAGTCGTGTCAGACGAGGTACAGTAGTAGTACATGTTCATCTTGTTCCAGGTGATTACCAGCTTCCGGTCGGGAGCTGTGCCTAATGTCTCGTACTTGATGTCTGCGCCACTTGCGCAGTAACGGTAGTCCTGCCAGTAGGGTGAGAGCATGGTGCCAGCAATCCCGGTCCATGGCATTAGGTATGGAACCCAAGCGTAACTGACAGAGGGTGCGTCAAACGTGAACCACCCATTGTCACCGCCGAGGTAGAATTCGTCGTAGTCTACACCGTAATAGGTTATGGTGAAGCCCATGTCGAATGCACTGGTGACATAGTCACCGGGATTCCCTATGGATGTCCCAGTACTCAGGATATCAATCCAGTCATACGACACTTTACCATCCGATTCAGTACTGTCGGTAAAGTTGTATCCGAAGGTATCTGGTCCTCCGGTCTTGGCCGCAGCATTGGGCGCCAGCAGCACGAACGTGCTGGTGACCATGGTTACGGCGACTACGAAGGCAACGAGCCTTGCAGTCCAGGCGATAGAGTTCTCTGTACGGGTTTCTTGCATATGACACACCTTGGTTGAGTCCTTGTCTCAGCGGGTGGGATACCCACTGAAGGGTTCCCATCATGCTGCGCGGTTCATATAAAGCGTTCGCCCGGCCTGAAAACGGGCTAAGCGATAAAGCAGGGGGAGGGCTGTACCGTCGTGAAAATCGGGGTACTGGCACTGCAGGGAGCGGTCAGCGAGCACTGTCGGGCGCTGGCGGCGTGCGGCGCTCGCGTGGGGGAGGTGAGGACGCCCGCAGAACTGGAAAAAGTGGATGGCCTGGTGGTGCCGGGCGGCGAGTCCACAACGCTGCGCCACCTGCTGCAAAACGCCGGCTTGTGGGAGCCATTGCGAGCGTGGGAGCGCCCCATGCTGGGGACGTGCGCCGGCGCCATCCTGCTCGGCCGCGGAAGCGAAACGCTCGGCCGGATGGCGATGGAGCTGGACCGCAACGCCTACGGACGGCAGCAGGAGTCGTTCGAAGCCGACGTCGCGCTGGAGGCGGGCGAACCGTTTCCCGGAATTTTCATCCGGGCGCCTGCCATCGCCTTCACCGACGATGGGTGTACCCCGATAGCGTGGCACAACGGAAATATCGTGGGTGCGGTGCAGCCGCCACACATGGCGCTCACGTTCCACCCCGAGCTGACCAGCGACCGGCGGCTGCACCAGCGCTGGCTGGAGATGGTACCACGGTAACTGACCCGAAAGGCCGCCCGCAGCCGGGCTACGAGCGGCACGTCTTCATCTGCGGGCACGAGCGGCCGCCCGATGCCGCGCGCCCCTGCTGTGCCGGGCGCGACAGCTTGGCGGTGCTGAAGCAGATGAAGGCGACCGCGCGCGAGGCGGGCCTGACGGGAGTGCGGGTGCAGAAGTCGGGTTGCCTTGATTTCTGCGAGAACGGCATCTCCTGCGTGGTCTACCCGGAAGGCGTGTGGTATCGCATCGCCGACCCGGAGCGCGATGTGCCGGAAATCATCGAGCGGCACCTGCGCCACGGAGAGGTCGTCGAGCGCTGCCTGATGAAGTTCTGAGTTCTCGACGATTATTATTTAAAAAACGGGCTTCGTAAAAGGATAGTGGTGCGCGGGGCAGGATTCGAACCTGCGAACCCCTGAGGGAGAAGGTCTTGAGCCTTCCGCGATTGGCCAGACTATGCGACCCGCGCCCTGCGGCCGAAGGTCGGGGGTATTTTAGCCGCGCGTCGCTGCCCGGGGCATGGGCAAGCCAAAGTGGTGGGGCCGCGCCTGCGACGAACTGCGCGCGGGCGACCCGGTGCTGGGGGCGATTATCGACCGCTTCCCGGGCGAGCGGCTCGAACCGCGCGCGGAGCCGTTCTTCACGCTCGCGCGCGCGATAGTGGGACAGCAGATTTCGGTCAGGGCGGCACAGACCGTCTGGGGCCGGCTCGAGGCCATCTGCGGCGGGGCGGTGAGCGTCGAGACAGTGCTGACGCGCAGCGTCGAACAGCTGCGGCCGGCAGGGCTTTCGCAACGCAAGGCGGAGTACCTGCATGGGCTGGCGCAGGACCGGGAGGTGTGGGACATTGACTGGGTCCCGCTCGACGACGAGGCGGCGATTGCGCGGCTCTGCCGGCTGCGCGGGGTGGGGCGCTGGACGGCGGAGATGTTTCTGATATTCCACGTGTTGCGACCCGACGTGCTGCCGCTGGATGACCTCGGGCTGGTGGCGGGGATGCGGCGTGCTTACGGCGACGACCTCGAGACGGCGCAGTTGCGCGAAATCGGCGCGGTGTGGCGGCCGTGGCGGTCGGTCGCGACGTGGTACCTCTGGCGCTCGCTCGACCCGGAGCCGGTCGAGTACTAACCGTCGCGTGGCTGTGCCTTGGCGACGGCGCCGATGGTATGGCGCACCAGTCGTGCCGCGAGCGCCGCGGTGTTACCGTTGTCGGCGGGCGGGCAGGTCTCGACACAGTCGAAACCAACCAGCCGGTCGCTCAGGAAATTGAGAACCTGCACCACCTCATAGGGAGTCATGCCGAACGGCTCGGGGGTGCCGACGCCGGGGGCGAAAGCGGGGTCAATCGCATCCATGTCGAGGCTCAGGTAGAGCGGGCCATCGAGCGACTCGACCAGATCGGAGAGGTGTTCGCGCAGTTCGCTCCAGCCCGCCTCGACGTAGTGCAGCCCATCCTCACGCGCAGCGTGCAGCTCTTCGCGCGAGAGCGAGCGGATGCCAATAGGGCGGACACGCTCGGGGCCAACTATTTCGGAGACGCGGCGCGTCGTCGCGGCGTGCGACCACTTCGCGCCCTGATAGCCGTCGCGATAATCGAGGTGCGCGTCGAGGATGATGACTCCAAGTTCGGGATAGTGCTGCTTCAGTGCGGCGACCGCCGGCGGGGTGAGCGAATGCTCGCCGCCGAGGCCGACCGGGAACTTGCCGGCAGCACCGATGCGGCCAACGATTTCCCCGATGGCACTGTTGTTGGCCGCCTGGTCGGCGACTGCTTCGACGTCGCCCCAGTCGTGGGCCGGAACGTCGCGCAGGTCGAGGCCCAGCTCGTTGAGCCACGACTCGAAATTGTGGCTGTGGAAGCGAATCGCCTCTGGACCAGCGGCAGTACCCTTGCGAAAGCAGGCAGTACCATCAAAGGGGTAGCCCCAGATTACGAAACGCGCGTCATCGAAAGCCGCTTCAGCGTCGGCAAAAAACTCAGGCACGCGTGACCAGCCGCCGCCCCATTGCCTGCAGGAAGCGGATTTCGCTGCCGGGCTCGAGGCTGCCCTGGAACTCCTCGGGGATGTCGGCCATCGGGATGGTAAAGGTCTCCCAGGTCTCCAGGTCCATGAACTGCACCTCGGGACCCATGTGCGCCAGCACCTGCCCCTTGCGATTGTCCACCTGCGGCACGTGCAGCTTGTGCTTGACGGGGTGGACCAGCGACCGTTTGGTGCCGTCGAAGATTCCGACCGCGACTATGCGCGCCTTGGCTTCGCCGTGCTTGCCGGGCTTGGAGGTGATGTACTCAACAATCCGGCACGGAGCGTCATCGACGAGGATGTAGCGCCCTACCTTGAGCGACCGGATTTCCTGGATAGTGGTGGTCATAGTTGCGTCTCGCTGGTGGGAAGCTAGTCCTCGCGCAGTAGTCCAGCGGTGCGCAGCTCGTGCTTGATGTTGCGGACGGCGTTCTTGATGTCGTTGACCTCGCGCGCGCCGACGCAAACCATCTTGCCGCTGCCAAAGAGCAGCAGCACGACCTTCGGGTCAGCCATGCGGTAGACCAGCCCGGGGAACGCCTCGGGCTCGTATTCGACGTTCTCGAAGCCGAGTGACATCGCAATCTGAATCAGGTTGAGCGTCGACTCCAGATTGGTGGTGGCGACGATGTTCTGGATGACGATATCTGGCTCGTCATGGACCGGCATCTTGAGCGTGCGCAGCTCGGCCACCACCTTGTTGATGGCGACATGCACGTCCGGAATCGAGCGCGCGCCGGTGCAGACCACCTTCCCGCTGCGGAAGATGAGCACCGCCGTTTTCGGCTCGGCGAGCTTGTAGATCAGGCCCGGGAATCGGTCCTGGTCATACTCGGCCCCCTCGAGCTGGAAGGCGATGTCCTGCAACATCAGTTCCTTGCCAATCGAGGCGCTTGCTACAACGTTGACTACTGTTATTTCAGCCATGGTAAAACCCCTGAGGACCGCCTATTTAAGTCAGCTATATAAAGCTTAAATATGATTCAGCACGCATCCAGAATCGGTTCCGCGACCTTTTTAGCGCACCCTGCGTGGCGCCGCCGGCGGGGCCCGTAGGGTAGCTTGGTCAATCCTTCGGCGTTCGGGACGCCGGTACTCCAGTTCAAATCTGGGCGGGCCCACCATTTCGGCTGCTGCAATCCGTCCAGACCGACAAATCACCCCCGGCCAGCACGCTCACGGCTGACGATGGCGGGCGACCCGCTAGAGTGGCTCGCCCGCCGCGAAAAGCGTCTCGAAAATCAGCCCCGAAAGCCGCGCCAGCTCCTCGTGGTGCAACCAGAGCCCGAGCAGGTGCGCCGCTGATTCCGGCTTTTCCAGGCCGCCGATGAGCAATTCGGCCTGGTCGATGATGAACATCCCGGCAGCGGGGGTCGCGGCGCGGCGGATTTCGTAATTGCCGGGGAGCCGCGCCAGGTCGAGCGGCGCCTCGCCCAGCGGGAAGAGCAGCCGCACGCGGACGCCGGCGCGCGAACCGCTCGCGAGTGCGCGGCAGAGCGAGTCGGGGATGGCCGACGGCAGGAAAGCGGCAATGCCGTCGATGCTCTCGGTCGCGCGCAGGCACATCTCCTCGACCTGCTGGAAGACACCCATGTCGCGCACCGTCACCGACTCTGTGTAGGAGCGCTCCTGCGTTTCGTAGAGCGGAATCAGCGTCTCCTCGGCGGCGGCGCAGGCCGCTTCGACTTCGCGCAGCCGCAGCTCGGCCAGCCGGCGCGGGTTCTCGGGCGCGTAGGTGCGCGGATGCGCCGAGACCTGATGCGCCGCACCGTGGGCGGCGAGGTTGTCCAGGATGCCGTAAATCCGGGCGCGTGAGAAGGCGCAGCCGCGGCTGATGTCCCCGACACTGGCTTCGCCAGCCCGGAGCAGCAGCCGGTACACCTCCGCCTCGCCGTCGGAAAGCCCCAGCGTGTGGAGTACGGCATCCGGACTGTGTGGTGTGGTGCCCACGCTCCGCAAAAGGGGTTCTGCTATATAAATGTTTTACTTTATTAAACTATTATATACCGGGAAGTTTGGGGTTTGATGAGCGAGGCAGTAATTGCAGGCTATGTCCGTTCGCCCTTCACCCCCGCTCGCAAGGGCGCGCTGGCGAAGGTGAGACCTGATGAACTGATGGCACAGGTGGTGCGCGGGCTGCTCGAACGGAGCGGCACCGACCCGGCCGGGCTGGAAGACCTGATTATCGGCTGCGCGTTCCCGGAAGGCGAGCAGGGGCTCAACGTGGCGCGCATTGTCGGCTTCCTTGCGGACCTGCCGCCAGCGGTGGCGGGGACGACGGTGAACCGCTTCTGCGGCTCGTCGATGCAGGCCATCCACATGGCGGCCGGCGCCATCGCGTCTGGCGCGGGCGAGGCGTTCGTCTGCGGCGGGGTCGAGTCGATGTCGCGCGTGCCGATGATGGGGTTCAACCCGCTGCCGCATCCGGGGCTTTACGAGCGCGCGCCCGAAGTCTACATTAACATGGGGCTGACCGCTGAGAACCTGGCGCGCAAATACGATGTTTCGCGCGAAGCGCAGGAGGCATTCGCGCTCGAGTCGCAGCAGCGCGCGGTGCGCGCGGCGAGCGACGGCAGCTTCGCTGACGAAATCGTGCCGGTCGAAAACGGCGGTGGCCCGGTCAGCGCCGACGGCTGCCCGCGTCCCGACACCAGCCTCGAGGCGCTGGCGGGGCTGAAGCCTGCGTTCGACGCTGAAGGCAACGTGACGGCCGGCACTTCGTCACCGCTAACCGACGGCGCGGCGGCGGTGCTGGTGACTTCGGCTGACTACGCAAAGCGCCACAAACTGCCCGCCATGGCGCGCATCCGCGCCACCGCGGTCTCGGGCTGCGCGCCCGAAATCATGGGCATCGGCCCCGTCGAGGCGACCCGCAAGGCGCTCGAACGCGCCGGGCTGGAGCTGGGGCAGATGGACCTTGTCGAGCTTAACGAGGCGTTCGCAGCGCAGTCGCTAGCGGTGCTGGACGAACTGGGGCTGTCGCACGACCGCGTGAATCTGGACGGCGGTGCGATTGCACTGGGCCACCCGCTGGGGGCGAGCGGCGCGCGCATCACCGGCAAGGCAGCATCGCTGCTCCAGCGCGAGGGCGGTCGCTACGCGCTGGCGACGATGTGTATCGGCGGCGGACAGGGCATCGCGACGGTGCTCGAGGCAGCGTAATGGAGCGCGCGGCAGTCATCGGCTCGGGCGTCATGGGTGCCGGCATCGCGGCGCACCTGGCGAACGCCGGGGTGAGCGTGGAACTGCTCGACATCGTCCCGGAAGGTGCCGCGGACCGCAACGCACTGGCGCGTGGCGCGATAGCGCGACTGCCCCGGACGAAGCCGGCGCCGCTGATGCATCCCGATTTTGCCGAGCGCATCCGGCCCGGCAACCTGGAGGACCATCTCGGCCGCGTCGCCGAGGCGGACTGGATTGTAGAAGCGGTTCTCGAAGACCTTAATATAAAGCAGAAAGTTTTCCGCCAGCTCGAAAAAGTCCGCAAGGACGGCAGTATCATCAGCTCCAATACCTCGACCATTCCGCGCGCGCAGCTCACGAAGGGGATGGGCAAGCGCTTCGCGCGCGACTTCATGATTACCCACTTCTTCAATCCGCCGCGCTACCTGCGGCTGCTGGAGATTGTGCCTTCACCAACTATGGAGCCGGAGCGGCTCGACGCCTTCCGGGACTTCGCCGACCGGCGGCTCGGCAAGGGCGTCGTGGTTTGCAACGACACGCCGGGATTCATCGGCAACCGCATCGGCGCCTACTGGATGCAGTGCGCCATCAACGCGGCGGTCGAGATGGGGCTGAGCGTCGAGGAGGCGGACGCGGTGATGGGGCGCCCGATTGGCGTGCCGAAGACTGCGGTATTCGGGCTGCTCGACCTTGTCGGACTGGATCTGGTGCCGCACATCGCCGAGAGTATGCTGGCGACGCTGCCCGACGACGATGACTACCGGCGGGTGGTCGCCGAAGCCGAGCAGAACGGCATCACCGCCACCATCTCCGGGATGATTGCGGCCGGCTATACTGGCCGCAAAGGGAAGGGCGGCTTCTACCGGCTTAACCGCGACGGCGGGAAGAAGGTGAAGGAGGCGCGCAGTCTGGCGACGGGCGAATACGCGCCCGCCAACCGCAAGGTGGCGCTCGAATCACCCAAGGCGGGCAAACGGGGATTGCGCGCGCTTGTGGAATACCCCGACCGCGGCGGCGAGTACGCCTGGAAAGTGCTGTCGCAGACGCTCGCCTACACTGCGTCGCTGGTGCCCGAAATCGCCGCTGCGCCGGCCGACGTTGATGCAGCGATGCGGCTCGGCTACGGCTGGAAGCG
This is a stretch of genomic DNA from Candidatus Poseidoniia archaeon. It encodes these proteins:
- a CDS encoding 3-hydroxyacyl-CoA dehydrogenase/enoyl-CoA hydratase family protein — encoded protein: MERAAVIGSGVMGAGIAAHLANAGVSVELLDIVPEGAADRNALARGAIARLPRTKPAPLMHPDFAERIRPGNLEDHLGRVAEADWIVEAVLEDLNIKQKVFRQLEKVRKDGSIISSNTSTIPRAQLTKGMGKRFARDFMITHFFNPPRYLRLLEIVPSPTMEPERLDAFRDFADRRLGKGVVVCNDTPGFIGNRIGAYWMQCAINAAVEMGLSVEEADAVMGRPIGVPKTAVFGLLDLVGLDLVPHIAESMLATLPDDDDYRRVVAEAEQNGITATISGMIAAGYTGRKGKGGFYRLNRDGGKKVKEARSLATGEYAPANRKVALESPKAGKRGLRALVEYPDRGGEYAWKVLSQTLAYTASLVPEIAAAPADVDAAMRLGYGWKRGPFEMLDALGVDWFCKRLADAGLAVPPLLAHGKPLYDGETQLLADGSYSTVPRKEGALRVADLRKAGEPLASNASASLWDAGDGIALLEFHSKLNAIDPLSLEMTAEAVEVVEGGDFVGLVVGNDGEHFSAGANIGLALFVANVGAWDEIGKMISGGQLAFMTLKHSSFPVVGAPSGLAIGGGCEVLLACDAIQAHSETYTGLVEVGVGLVPAWGGCKEMLRRWTEAGPHGPMAPVAKIFENVGTAKVATSAFEARDMQILRDGDRITMNRDRVLADAKARCLELVDGYAPPEMATHRLPGPSGRVGLEMAVADLLRAGKATPHDEVVAGQLAIVLSGGGTDPTEELDDSDILDLERAAFMALVRLPPTLARIEHMLTTGNPLRN